A stretch of the Orcinus orca chromosome 1, mOrcOrc1.1, whole genome shotgun sequence genome encodes the following:
- the MSTO1 gene encoding protein misato homolog 1 isoform X3, whose protein sequence is MAGGPREVLTLQLGHFAGFVGAHWWNQQDAALCRPTDAKEPPGELCPDVLYRTGRTLHGQETYTPRLILMDLKGSLSSLKQEGGLYKDKQLDAAIAWQGKLTTHKEEIYPKNPYLQDLLSAEGVLNSDGIWRVKSIPNGKGPPPFTTATTPKPVIPTEGSIRVWSDFLRVHLHPRSICMIQKYNHDGEAGRLEAFGQGESILKEPKYLEELEDRLHFYVEECDYLQGFQILCDLHNGFSGVGAKAAELLQDEYSGRGIITWGLLPGPYCLGEPQKNIYRLLNTAFGLVHLSAHSSLVCPLSLGGSLGLQPEPPVNFPHLQYDAALPFHCGAILATALDTVTVPYRLCSSPVSMVHLADMLNFSGKKVVTAGATIPFPLVPSQSLPDTLMQLGEATPWTPLSACGDPSGTCCFAQSVVLRGLDRACHTSQLTPGTPLPSPLHACTTGEEVLAQYLQQQQPRVRSSSHLLLTPCKVVPPYPYLFSSSLSQQGLVLDGPPTGAGFPFPSLRSSGEHPSARGPLLLFILEPDPGRFGQRSRQTRPAALGQLHGRWSGTG, encoded by the exons atgGCGGGGGGTCCCCGGGAGGTGCTCACTTTGCAGTTGGGACATTTTGCGGGTTTCGTGGGAGCGCACTGGTGGAACCAGCAG GATGCTGCGCTGTGCAGGCCGACCGATGCCAAAGAACCGCCGGGAGAGCTGTGCCCCGACGTCCTGTACCGGACCGGCCGGACGTTACACGGCCAAGAGACTTACACGCCGAGACTCATACTCATGGATCTGAAGG GTAGTCTGAGCTCCCTAAAACAAGAAGGTGGACTCTACAAGGACAAGCAGCTAGATGCTGCAATAGCATG GCAAGGGAAGCTCACCACACACAAAGAGGAAATCTATCCCAAGAACCCTTATCTCCAGGACCTCCTGAGTGCAGAG GGAGTGCTGAATAGTGATGGTATCTGGAGGGTCAAATCCATTCCCAATGGCAAAG GTCCCCCACCATTCACCACCGCTACAACTCCAAAACCAGTTATCCCCACAGAGGGCAGCATCAGAGTCTGGTCAGACTTTCTCAGAGTCCATCTCCATCCCCGGAGCATCTGTATGATTCAGAAGTACAACCATGATGG GGAAGCAGGTCGCCTGGAGGCTTTTGGCCAAGGGGAGAGTATCCTGAAGGAACCCAAGTACCTGGAAGAGCTGGAGGACAGGCTGCACTTCTACGTGGAGGAATGCGACTACCTGCAG GGCTTCCAGATCCTGTGTGACCTGCACAATGGCTTCTCTGGGGTAGGCGCCAAGGCCGCAGAGTTGCTACAAGACGAGTATTCAGGGCGGGGAATAATAACCTGGGGCCTGCTCCCTGGTCCGTATTGCCTCGGG GAGCCCCAGAAAAACATCTACCGTCTGCTAAACACAGCTTTCGGTCTGGTGCACCTGTCTGCTCACAGCTCTCTGGTCTGCCCCTTATCCTTGGGTGGGAGCCTGGGGCTGCAACCTGAGCCACCTGTCAACTTCCCTCACCTGCAATATGAT GCCGCTCTGCCCTTCCACTGTGGCGCCATCCTGGCTACAGCCCTGGACACAGTCACTGTTCCTTATCGCCTATGCTCCTCACCAGTTTCCATGGTTCATCTGGCTGATATGCTGAACTTCTCTGGGAAAAAG GTGGTCACAGCAGGAGCAACCATCCCCTTCCCCTTAGTTCCAAGCCAGTCCCTCCCTGATACGCTGATGCAGCTTGGAGAGGCCACCCCATGGACCCCACTGTCTGCATGTGGGGACCCTTCTGGAACGTGCTGCTTTGCCCAGTCCGTGGTGCTGAGGGGTCTAGACAGAGCATGCCACACCAG TCAGCTCACCCCAGGGacacccctgccctccccactccaTGCGTGCACCACCGGGGAAGAAGTCTTGGCCCAGTacttgcagcagcagcagcctcgaGTCAGGAG CTCTTCTCATCTGCTGCTGACTCCCTGTAAGGTGGTTCCTCCTTACCCCTACCTCTTCTCCTCAAGCCTGAGCCAGCAGGGTTTGGTTCTGGATGGTCCCCCAACAGGGGCAG GGTTCCCGTTTCCCTCCCTCCGCAGCAGTGGAGAGCATCCCAGTGCTCGGGGCCCTCTGCTCCTCTTCATCCTTGAACCGGACCCTGGGAGATTTGGCCAAAGATCTCGCCAGACTCGACCTGCGGCGCTGGGCCAGCTTCATGGACGCTGGAGTGGAACAGGATGA
- the MSTO1 gene encoding protein misato homolog 1 isoform X2 — MAGGPREVLTLQLGHFAGFVGAHWWNQQDAALCRPTDAKEPPGELCPDVLYRTGRTLHGQETYTPRLILMDLKGSLSSLKQEGGLYKDKQLDAAIAWQGKLTTHKEEIYPKNPYLQDLLSAEGVLNSDGIWRVKSIPNGKGPPPFTTATTPKPVIPTEGSIRVWSDFLRVHLHPRSICMIQKYNHDGEAGRLEAFGQGESILKEPKYLEELEDRLHFYVEECDYLQGFQILCDLHNGFSGVGAKAAELLQDEYSGRGIITWGLLPGPYCLGEPQKNIYRLLNTAFGLVHLSAHSSLVCPLSLGGSLGLQPEPPVNFPHLQYDAALPFHCGAILATALDTVTVPYRLCSSPVSMVHLADMLNFSGKKVVTAGATIPFPLVPSQSLPDTLMQLGEATPWTPLSACGDPSGTCCFAQSVVLRGLDRACHTSQLTPGTPLPSPLHACTTGEEVLAQYLQQQQPRVRSSSHLLLTPCKVVPPYPYLFSSSLSQQGLVLDGPPTGAVESIPVLGALCSSSSLNRTLGDLAKDLARLDLRRWASFMDAGVEQDDLEETLQELRSLAQCYQSGDSLMD; from the exons atgGCGGGGGGTCCCCGGGAGGTGCTCACTTTGCAGTTGGGACATTTTGCGGGTTTCGTGGGAGCGCACTGGTGGAACCAGCAG GATGCTGCGCTGTGCAGGCCGACCGATGCCAAAGAACCGCCGGGAGAGCTGTGCCCCGACGTCCTGTACCGGACCGGCCGGACGTTACACGGCCAAGAGACTTACACGCCGAGACTCATACTCATGGATCTGAAGG GTAGTCTGAGCTCCCTAAAACAAGAAGGTGGACTCTACAAGGACAAGCAGCTAGATGCTGCAATAGCATG GCAAGGGAAGCTCACCACACACAAAGAGGAAATCTATCCCAAGAACCCTTATCTCCAGGACCTCCTGAGTGCAGAG GGAGTGCTGAATAGTGATGGTATCTGGAGGGTCAAATCCATTCCCAATGGCAAAG GTCCCCCACCATTCACCACCGCTACAACTCCAAAACCAGTTATCCCCACAGAGGGCAGCATCAGAGTCTGGTCAGACTTTCTCAGAGTCCATCTCCATCCCCGGAGCATCTGTATGATTCAGAAGTACAACCATGATGG GGAAGCAGGTCGCCTGGAGGCTTTTGGCCAAGGGGAGAGTATCCTGAAGGAACCCAAGTACCTGGAAGAGCTGGAGGACAGGCTGCACTTCTACGTGGAGGAATGCGACTACCTGCAG GGCTTCCAGATCCTGTGTGACCTGCACAATGGCTTCTCTGGGGTAGGCGCCAAGGCCGCAGAGTTGCTACAAGACGAGTATTCAGGGCGGGGAATAATAACCTGGGGCCTGCTCCCTGGTCCGTATTGCCTCGGG GAGCCCCAGAAAAACATCTACCGTCTGCTAAACACAGCTTTCGGTCTGGTGCACCTGTCTGCTCACAGCTCTCTGGTCTGCCCCTTATCCTTGGGTGGGAGCCTGGGGCTGCAACCTGAGCCACCTGTCAACTTCCCTCACCTGCAATATGAT GCCGCTCTGCCCTTCCACTGTGGCGCCATCCTGGCTACAGCCCTGGACACAGTCACTGTTCCTTATCGCCTATGCTCCTCACCAGTTTCCATGGTTCATCTGGCTGATATGCTGAACTTCTCTGGGAAAAAG GTGGTCACAGCAGGAGCAACCATCCCCTTCCCCTTAGTTCCAAGCCAGTCCCTCCCTGATACGCTGATGCAGCTTGGAGAGGCCACCCCATGGACCCCACTGTCTGCATGTGGGGACCCTTCTGGAACGTGCTGCTTTGCCCAGTCCGTGGTGCTGAGGGGTCTAGACAGAGCATGCCACACCAG TCAGCTCACCCCAGGGacacccctgccctccccactccaTGCGTGCACCACCGGGGAAGAAGTCTTGGCCCAGTacttgcagcagcagcagcctcgaGTCAGGAG CTCTTCTCATCTGCTGCTGACTCCCTGTAAGGTGGTTCCTCCTTACCCCTACCTCTTCTCCTCAAGCCTGAGCCAGCAGGGTTTGGTTCTGGATGGTCCCCCAACAGGGGCAG TGGAGAGCATCCCAGTGCTCGGGGCCCTCTGCTCCTCTTCATCCTTGAACCGGACCCTGGGAGATTTGGCCAAAGATCTCGCCAGACTCGACCTGCGGCGCTGGGCCAGCTTCATGGACGCTGGAGTGGAACAGGATGACCTAGAGGAGACGCTGCAGGAGCTACGCAGCCTGGCCCAGTGCTACCAGAGTGGCGACAGCCTCATGGACTAA
- the MSTO1 gene encoding protein misato homolog 1 isoform X1: MAGGPREVLTLQLGHFAGFVGAHWWNQQDAALCRPTDAKEPPGELCPDVLYRTGRTLHGQETYTPRLILMDLKGSLSSLKQEGGLYKDKQLDAAIAWQGKLTTHKEEIYPKNPYLQDLLSAEGVLNSDGIWRVKSIPNGKGPPPFTTATTPKPVIPTEGSIRVWSDFLRVHLHPRSICMIQKYNHDGEAGRLEAFGQGESILKEPKYLEELEDRLHFYVEECDYLQGFQILCDLHNGFSGVGAKAAELLQDEYSGRGIITWGLLPGPYCLGEPQKNIYRLLNTAFGLVHLSAHSSLVCPLSLGGSLGLQPEPPVNFPHLQYDAALPFHCGAILATALDTVTVPYRLCSSPVSMVHLADMLNFSGKKVVTAGATIPFPLVPSQSLPDTLMQLGEATPWTPLSACGDPSGTCCFAQSVVLRGLDRACHTSQLTPGTPLPSPLHACTTGEEVLAQYLQQQQPRVRSSSHLLLTPCKVVPPYPYLFSSSLSQQGLVLDGPPTGAAVESIPVLGALCSSSSLNRTLGDLAKDLARLDLRRWASFMDAGVEQDDLEETLQELRSLAQCYQSGDSLMD, encoded by the exons atgGCGGGGGGTCCCCGGGAGGTGCTCACTTTGCAGTTGGGACATTTTGCGGGTTTCGTGGGAGCGCACTGGTGGAACCAGCAG GATGCTGCGCTGTGCAGGCCGACCGATGCCAAAGAACCGCCGGGAGAGCTGTGCCCCGACGTCCTGTACCGGACCGGCCGGACGTTACACGGCCAAGAGACTTACACGCCGAGACTCATACTCATGGATCTGAAGG GTAGTCTGAGCTCCCTAAAACAAGAAGGTGGACTCTACAAGGACAAGCAGCTAGATGCTGCAATAGCATG GCAAGGGAAGCTCACCACACACAAAGAGGAAATCTATCCCAAGAACCCTTATCTCCAGGACCTCCTGAGTGCAGAG GGAGTGCTGAATAGTGATGGTATCTGGAGGGTCAAATCCATTCCCAATGGCAAAG GTCCCCCACCATTCACCACCGCTACAACTCCAAAACCAGTTATCCCCACAGAGGGCAGCATCAGAGTCTGGTCAGACTTTCTCAGAGTCCATCTCCATCCCCGGAGCATCTGTATGATTCAGAAGTACAACCATGATGG GGAAGCAGGTCGCCTGGAGGCTTTTGGCCAAGGGGAGAGTATCCTGAAGGAACCCAAGTACCTGGAAGAGCTGGAGGACAGGCTGCACTTCTACGTGGAGGAATGCGACTACCTGCAG GGCTTCCAGATCCTGTGTGACCTGCACAATGGCTTCTCTGGGGTAGGCGCCAAGGCCGCAGAGTTGCTACAAGACGAGTATTCAGGGCGGGGAATAATAACCTGGGGCCTGCTCCCTGGTCCGTATTGCCTCGGG GAGCCCCAGAAAAACATCTACCGTCTGCTAAACACAGCTTTCGGTCTGGTGCACCTGTCTGCTCACAGCTCTCTGGTCTGCCCCTTATCCTTGGGTGGGAGCCTGGGGCTGCAACCTGAGCCACCTGTCAACTTCCCTCACCTGCAATATGAT GCCGCTCTGCCCTTCCACTGTGGCGCCATCCTGGCTACAGCCCTGGACACAGTCACTGTTCCTTATCGCCTATGCTCCTCACCAGTTTCCATGGTTCATCTGGCTGATATGCTGAACTTCTCTGGGAAAAAG GTGGTCACAGCAGGAGCAACCATCCCCTTCCCCTTAGTTCCAAGCCAGTCCCTCCCTGATACGCTGATGCAGCTTGGAGAGGCCACCCCATGGACCCCACTGTCTGCATGTGGGGACCCTTCTGGAACGTGCTGCTTTGCCCAGTCCGTGGTGCTGAGGGGTCTAGACAGAGCATGCCACACCAG TCAGCTCACCCCAGGGacacccctgccctccccactccaTGCGTGCACCACCGGGGAAGAAGTCTTGGCCCAGTacttgcagcagcagcagcctcgaGTCAGGAG CTCTTCTCATCTGCTGCTGACTCCCTGTAAGGTGGTTCCTCCTTACCCCTACCTCTTCTCCTCAAGCCTGAGCCAGCAGGGTTTGGTTCTGGATGGTCCCCCAACAGGGGCAG CAGTGGAGAGCATCCCAGTGCTCGGGGCCCTCTGCTCCTCTTCATCCTTGAACCGGACCCTGGGAGATTTGGCCAAAGATCTCGCCAGACTCGACCTGCGGCGCTGGGCCAGCTTCATGGACGCTGGAGTGGAACAGGATGACCTAGAGGAGACGCTGCAGGAGCTACGCAGCCTGGCCCAGTGCTACCAGAGTGGCGACAGCCTCATGGACTAA